The Spirosoma sp. SC4-14 DNA window CGTCCCTGATCCAGGGAAAAAGTTGCATCTCCATTTTGTCCGTTTCTTTTAACAACAACCTAATATAAGCAAAAGATTTGGCAACGTTCAGTGCATTCGGTCGCCCCGAACTTCCAGATTCGCCATAATATCAGCTTCAACGGCCAGAAATTCTTTCCATCGTTCCCGTACGCGGTCAGCGGGCAGGTAGGTTTCAGCCAGTTCAATAAAGTTGCGGTAATGTCCAGCTTCTGAAATCATCAACTCGCGGTAGAATTTCTGGAGACTTTCGTCGGCAATATGTTCCGATAGCAGCTTAAAGCGTTCGCAACTACGTGCTTCTATAAGCGCATTCATCAATAGGTTGTCCATTAGCTGTTCTTTCGGATCGCCAATGGACCGACGCAGCCGACTACGCAGCTGATTCACATACTCATCTTTCCGCTGGCGGCCAAGCGGGATATTCCGCTTTCGCAGCTCTTTCAACACCCGTTGAAAATGCCCCCATTCTTCGGCAACAACCGGAGTCAGCACTTCTACCAGTTCTTCCTTGTCCGAATATTGAACAATGAGCGAAATACAGGAAGACGCAGCTTTCTGTTCACAATAGGCGTGATCGATCAGAATGTCGCCGATATTCATTTCGGCAATGTTGACCCAACGCGGATCAGTCGGCAATTCGAGGCCAAGGGTTGTGAGCGTCATACAAACTGAGAAAATCGTCGGCAACAAAGGTAACGCTTCCAAACGGATGGCGAATGCATTCCGGCATTTTCGTGGCGGCCCAGGCCCGAATTTAAGGTTGCCAAGAACCAGAGGGAATCCATAAAATTAATCTGTTGTTGTGTTATTGAACGCCGTTTTTGCAAATGACACAGAAACTGATCCTGATTTCGGGCCTGTTTTTAGGTACTCAACCCCTCAACAGTTGTCAACAGTCGCCTACCACCGCATCGTCTGAAGCAACGAATCCTATTGATACCCGGCTGGCTACTATGCCATCGCTACAGCCGGGCGAAGCTGTGGCAACCTTTGGCGGGGGATGTTTCTGGGCCGTTGAAGCCGAAATGAAGTCGCTGAAAGGCGTACGGGCCGTGGTTTCGGGCTATGCCGGTGGCGACCTCGACTTTCCGACCTACGAACAGGTTGGAACCGATCAGACTGGCCATGCTGAGTCGGTACAGGTTTATTATAATCCAAAAATTATTCCCTATGCCGTATTGCTGGATGCCTTCTTTGCCGGACACGACGCCACCGAACTCAACCGACAGGGGCCCGACATCGGCAGGCACTATCGGTCTGTGGTCTTCTACCGGACCCCGGCCGAAAAAGCGGACATTGAAGCCGCCATTAGACGCGAATCGGCAAAGCATAAAGCGCCCATCGTAACGCAGGTAGTTCCGTTCCCGGCTTTCTATCCCGCTGAACGATATCATCAGAACTATTACAAACTTCATCCGTATAGCCTCTATATTCAGCTTGTTTCCAAACCCAAGGTAACTAAATTCCGCAACCGGATGGAAGGCTGGTTGGGAGAAAACTAGGGTAGTTGGTTTACGGTTTTCCGTTTTCGGTGCTTCGCCAGTTGGTGCGCTAAATGAGCGGAGCAACTGAAAACCGGCATTACGTTCGGCCTGTCCCAGGACATTTTGTCAGGCCCCGGAACCGTTCGGCCTAATCTGATATTGCGGGATTGCGACGAACCTCGTAACATTGTTCAGTATTTCACCTCGGGGTGTCCCCGTCATGACATACCAACTATGCCAGAACCCGACAAATCGCTTGGTCAGAAAATCCTGAATTTCTTCATTAAGGAAGAAGGCCCCAACGTTGCAACAGGCACACCGCCAACCGCAGCACCCACCCAACCTCGTCCGGTTGCCAGTGCTCCAACCCCTGGTCAACCGCAGCCGCAACCGGCCCCTGCTGTTCAAACGGGCGAGATTGACCCGAAATTCGCAGAGCACCTGGCCAATGTGCTTGCCCAGAACAATCCGCCCGGTCCCGATTATTTCGAGTTTCGCGAAACCCTGCGTAGCCTTTCTAATCTGGGACTGCCCGAGGACAAGCAGTTTCAGGCAGCCTGGGCGAGTTTTAAAGCACTTGGTGGCTCAACCGATATTTCGACTCTGACCAAAACGGCAAATCAGTATATTGCAGCGTTGAACACAGACCGGGAGGCCTTTACAAAAAGTGTTGAAGCAGCACTGGCCGAACGGGTTGGCGGTTTGCAGAATGAGCAGAAACGGTTACAGACCGAAAACGAAGCGCTGGCCAGACAATTGGTAGAGATTCAGCAGAAAATAAGTACCAACAACGATCGGCTGAGTGCAATTGGGGGCGACATTGCCGAACAAAGCACGAAAATTACGCAGAATCGCCAGAGCTATGATGTAACATTTGCCCACTTTTCGGAGCAAATCAAAGGCGACATCAACAAAATTTCCCAATACCTGAAATAGATACCCGGTTTATGGTTTACGGTTGCGCTGCCTCAATGAAATGTGTGCAACCAGGCGAAGCAACCGTAAATCATAAACCGAAAACCATAAACCGAACACATAACATGGCTACTCCTGATTTTTCACAACTTGGTGGCGGTACGGATAAAGACAAACGCTCGTTCTGGAGCCGCCCCGAAGGTATATTTGGCACGATCGTACTGGCTGCGATTGCGGGTTTCGGTCTGTTCCACCTGAACGACATCCTGGAATTTCTGATCCGGGCCACATCGAATATTCTGGAATTGTCGCTACTGCTGGGTGCGCTGGGCGTTCTGATTTTCCTGTTCACTAGCAAAGATGTACGCACGGCTGTTTTCTTCCTGTTCAAGTCGATGATGCGAAGCATAACGGGTACCGTTATCCAGTTGAATCCAATTGCCATCATGAAGATCTATATCGATGATCTGAAAGATAAACGGCAGAAAATGCAGGGACAAATCGATACGCTGGCCGGGCAGCTTGTTAAGCTCAACAAACGGATCAACGAAAACAACGAGTCCATCAAACAAAAGTTTGCCGAAGCCAATAAAGCCAATTCGATGAGCGATAAGCCCGGTATGCGCGAAACGGCTCAACTGGCAACCATTGAAGGAGCTGGCTTACAGGAAATGAATGAAAAGCTGCTGCCCCTTCAGCGCAACATAAAGCAGGTACTGGCTTTTATGGAGAAGGTAAATCAGAGCGCCGACTATA harbors:
- a CDS encoding tRNA-(ms[2]io[6]A)-hydroxylase, which gives rise to MTLTTLGLELPTDPRWVNIAEMNIGDILIDHAYCEQKAASSCISLIVQYSDKEELVEVLTPVVAEEWGHFQRVLKELRKRNIPLGRQRKDEYVNQLRSRLRRSIGDPKEQLMDNLLMNALIEARSCERFKLLSEHIADESLQKFYRELMISEAGHYRNFIELAETYLPADRVRERWKEFLAVEADIMANLEVRGDRMH
- the msrA gene encoding peptide-methionine (S)-S-oxide reductase MsrA — its product is MTQKLILISGLFLGTQPLNSCQQSPTTASSEATNPIDTRLATMPSLQPGEAVATFGGGCFWAVEAEMKSLKGVRAVVSGYAGGDLDFPTYEQVGTDQTGHAESVQVYYNPKIIPYAVLLDAFFAGHDATELNRQGPDIGRHYRSVVFYRTPAEKADIEAAIRRESAKHKAPIVTQVVPFPAFYPAERYHQNYYKLHPYSLYIQLVSKPKVTKFRNRMEGWLGEN